A region from the Acyrthosiphon pisum isolate AL4f chromosome A1, pea_aphid_22Mar2018_4r6ur, whole genome shotgun sequence genome encodes:
- the sC1q-VP gene encoding C1q-like venom protein homolog precursor (The RefSeq protein has 2 substitutions compared to this genomic sequence) yields MYRTSVLWLCTLLWSVGLAVTPIPSRSPEKNNNVDCTGSIAFTSTGSTSVHSTGLVAYKQNIVNLAVTWDREVGVYTCACSGLHQFSFSGSTEENTRMVLKKRLNNGKQWTPIIATKPGGGSATILLEVESGDQVAVYLDGNPKKFNARHEQDIDVTSFSGYRIAK; encoded by the exons ATGTATAGGACAAGTATGTTATGGTTGTGTACTCTACTGTGGTCAGTTGGACTAGCAGTCACACCGATACCATCGCGGtcaccagaaaaaaataataatgttgactGTACAGGATCCATTGCATTTACATCGACTGGGAGTACATCAGTCCATTCTACAGGTTTGGTAGCATATAAACAGAATATTGTTAACCTAGCTGTTACATGGGATCGTGAGGTTGGTGTATATACGTGCGCTTGTTCTGGCCTCCATCAATTTTCTTTCTCTGGTTCCACTGAAGAAAACACAAG GATGGTGTTGAAGAAAAGATTAAACAACGGTAAGCAGTGGTCACCAATAATAGCGACGAAACCAGGTGGTGGATCAGCTACAATACTTTTGGAAGTAGAAAGTGGAGATCAGGTAGCTGTATATTTGGATGGGAATCCAAAAAAATTCAATGCTAGACACGAACAAGACATAGATGTTACATCGTTCAGTGGTTACagaatagcaaaataa